One Helicoverpa zea isolate HzStark_Cry1AcR chromosome 20, ilHelZeax1.1, whole genome shotgun sequence genomic region harbors:
- the LOC124640071 gene encoding transient receptor potential channel pyrexia isoform X1 — protein MIRSPGHRPRRANTRSEHERKRKKVLREGSARWCGGMSQVPEDTDDDVEAAYISSDESAHGVDLAERLRVKPSPDIWELDEIDYNLRHLPLAEEISTTIESGHYDETIEIASNTENGLLTAALWACWLGRSSLLSRLLKLGLDPNRTDEAGRTCLHLSCLVGSDECSKLLLEHGANPNMWDTSTDKKATPLHCAASAKSLACVKVLIAYGADVNAGLSERSPLHYAVLSDAPIVVKELLAAGACPDTPQVFTETPLHVAASLGSASCTKLLLDAGADVRAALGAGRATALHLAAEDGHAECARLLLEHGARIDLPNLRGQTPLHLAALAQSLEVVELLVIKRADVRARDGDGRTPLHGAIVRGARACDVARTLLSAGADPNAPDNFGYTPLHIAALNEFSACVLLLLDYGGDVTLRTNGGVSALSFIVRRVPDVIPRYLCKLDDAVHVSEHELGDVDCELVIDFRPLVPCLSRGEAELLLAFIEVGRKDVLKHPVAETFLFLKWRRIRKFFVMSFIYHALFITLYSLYILQIFLCESRSCDVPTYLRPVQYLILLLNTCFLSKEIFQSCLDWSAYIRQWENWLQWLIILGVFLCTIPRWDNGEIRHNTSNWQHDIAAITIFFCWLELMMIIGRFPTFGLYVQMFTTVTVNFATFLLAYSCLLIAFGLAFSVLFSNYAAFQLPASLVKTVMMMSGELEYEDIFYSNSTTQSHYPATAHGMFLIFVVLVTVILTNLLVGLAVSDIQALQESAGLDRLVRQTQLVAHLESMLFSSLLTCAPKQLLGVLRWGALLTASHTRTLTIRPNDPRENRIPKDLIASVYKMVASRKSTRKSIKHNNNYVFRIRKCKGEEEAPKQDLVKRKSNLFDRYSSESQQVERRKRTTSASNADRIRPQSLNINAIQEICMVDIKTQLLELTKRVNKLIDTTETRLNQIENKISQPP, from the exons ATGATACGCTCACCCGGACACCGGCCGCGGAGAGCGAATACTCGTAGCGAACATGAAAGAAAGAGGAAAAAG GTGTTACGCGAGGGCAGCGCGAGATGGTGCGGCGGCATGAGCCAGGTGCCCGAGGACACGGATGACGATGTGGAAGCGGCCTACATCTCCAGTGACGAATCCGCACATGGGGTCGACCTCGCGGAGCGCCTTCGCGTCAAACCCTCACCGGATATTTGGGAACTAG ATGAAATTGATTACAATTTACGACATCTCCCACTTGCCGAAGAAATATCTACAACCATTGAATCTGGACACTATGATGAGACTATAGAAATCGCATCGAACACAGAAAATGGGCTGTTAACAGCTGCATTGTGGGCATGTTGGCTCGGGCGGAGTTCATTGCTTTCCAGATTGTTAAAGCTGGGACTCGACCCGAATCGAACTGATGAAGCTGGAAG AACATGTCTGCATTTAAGCTGTTTAGTAGGCAGTGATGAGTGTTCCAAACTGTTACTGGAGCACGGTGCAAACCCGAACATGTGGGACACATCGACAGACAAAAAAGCCACACCACTGCATTGCGCTGCGAGCGCGAAGAGCTTGGCGTGCGTCAAG GTGTTAATTGCTTACGGGGCCGACGTTAATGCTGGTCTCAGCGAGCGGTCTCCCCTACATTATGCGGTACTGAGCGACGCGCCTATAGTCGTCAAGGAGTTATTAGCAGCAGGCGCGTGTCCTGACACACCGCAG GTATTCACTGAGACACCCTTGCATGTGGCGGCGTCTCTTGGTTCGGCATCATGCACTAAGTTATTATTGGACGCGGGAGCTGACGTTAGAGCAGCATTGGGAGCTGGTAGGGCTACGGCCTTACACCTGGCAGCTGAAGACGGTCACGCAGAGTGCGCAAGACTACTTCTCGAACATGGAGCACGTATTGATTTGCCGAACTTAAGAGGACAGACTCCGTTACATCTAG CCGCATTAGCACAATCACTAGAAGTTGTCGAGTTGCTAGTGATCAAGCGTGCAGACGTTCGGGCTCGAGATGGAGACGGACGAACCCCCCTGCACGGAGCCATCGTCAGAGGAGCTCGTGCTTGCGATGTAGCACGGACGCTCCTGTCTGCAGGAGCCGACCCTAATGCACCTGATAATTTCGGATACACTCCTCTACATATTGCCGCCTTAAATGAGTTCTCCGCCTGCGTATTGTTATTGTTAG ACTATGGCGGTGACGTGACTTTGCGTACGAACGGCGGTGTATCTGCGCTGTCGTTTATTGTGAGGCGAGTGCCGGACGTGATACCGCGGTATTTGTGCAAGCTAGACGATGCGGTGCATGTCAGTGAACATGAGTTGGGCGACGTTGATTGCGAGCTCGTCATAGACTTCAGGCCTTTAGTGCCTTGTCTTAGTAGAGGCGAAGCTGAGCTGTTATTAGCTTTTAttgag GTGGGCCGAAAAGACGTCCTTAAGCATCCAGTTGCAGAAACGTTTCTCTTCTTAAAATGGCGAAGAATACGAAAGTTTTTCGTCATGAGCTTTATCTATCACGCACtgtttattactttatacaGTCTTTATATTCTTC aaatatttttatgtgaatcAAGAAGTTGTGATGTGCCAACATATCTTCGACCAGTCCAGTACCTAATACTCTTACTGAACACCTGTTTCTTGTCTAAGGAGATATTTCAATCATGCCTGGATTGGTCTGCATACATTAGGCAATGGGAAAATTGGTTGCAATGGTTGATTATTTTAGGAGTATTTTTGTGTACG aTACCTAGGTGGGATAATGGTGAGATAAGACATAATACATCAAATTGGCAGCACGATATCGCAGCTATTACTATATTCTTTTGTTGGCTGGAGTTGATGATGATCATCGGCCGGTTTCCAACGTTCGGTTTATATGTGCAAATGTTCACGACGG TAACGGTGAACTTCGCAACATTTCTGCTGGCATACAGCTGTTTGCTGATAGCCTTTGGACTGGCGTTCAGCGTGCTATTCAGTAACTATGCCGCGTTCCAGCTCCCCGCATCTCTAGTGAAGACTGTCATGATGATGTCAGGAGAACTGGAGTATGAGGACATATTCTACAGCAATAGTACCACGCAGTCTCATTACCCAGCTACTGCGCATGGAATGTTCCTGATATTCGTTGTGCTCGTCACAGTTATACTGACCAACCTTCTCGTTGGATTGGCTGTTAGTGATATTCAG GCGTTACAAGAGAGCGCAGGCCTCGACAGGCTGGTTCGTCAGACGCAGCTGGTGGCACACTTGGAAAGCATGCTGTTCAGCTCACTCCTGACGTGCGCGCCCAAGCAACTGCTCGGCGTGCTGCGCTGGGGGGCTCTGCTGACCGCCTCTCATACGCGCACGCTCACGATACGACCGAACGACCCCAGGGAGAACAGG ATCCCGAAAGATTTAATAGCATCTGTCTATAAAATGGTGGCCAGTCGGAAAAGTACACGGAAAAGCATAAAACACAACAACAACTACGTGTTTAGAATAAGAAAATGTAAGGGAGAAGAGGAGGCACCAAAGCAAGACCTAGTCAAGAGGAAAAGTAACTTGTTTGACAGATATTCATCAGAAAGTCAGCAAGTCGAGAGAAGAAAGCGGACCACATCTGCATCAAATGCGGACAGAATCAGACCACAGTCACTCAATATCAATGCCATACAAGAAATATGCATGGTGGATATAAAAACACAGTTATTAGAATTAACAAAGAGGGTAAACAAGTTAATAGATACAACAGAAACGAGGCTAAATcagattgaaaataaaatcagtcAGCCACCTTAA
- the LOC124640071 gene encoding transient receptor potential channel pyrexia isoform X3, translating into MLRETIQDNAKTVLREGSARWCGGMSQVPEDTDDDVEAAYISSDESAHGVDLAERLRVKPSPDIWELDEIDYNLRHLPLAEEISTTIESGHYDETIEIASNTENGLLTAALWACWLGRSSLLSRLLKLGLDPNRTDEAGRTCLHLSCLVGSDECSKLLLEHGANPNMWDTSTDKKATPLHCAASAKSLACVKVLIAYGADVNAGLSERSPLHYAVLSDAPIVVKELLAAGACPDTPQVFTETPLHVAASLGSASCTKLLLDAGADVRAALGAGRATALHLAAEDGHAECARLLLEHGARIDLPNLRGQTPLHLAALAQSLEVVELLVIKRADVRARDGDGRTPLHGAIVRGARACDVARTLLSAGADPNAPDNFGYTPLHIAALNEFSACVLLLLDYGGDVTLRTNGGVSALSFIVRRVPDVIPRYLCKLDDAVHVSEHELGDVDCELVIDFRPLVPCLSRGEAELLLAFIEVGRKDVLKHPVAETFLFLKWRRIRKFFVMSFIYHALFITLYSLYILQIFLCESRSCDVPTYLRPVQYLILLLNTCFLSKEIFQSCLDWSAYIRQWENWLQWLIILGVFLCTIPRWDNGEIRHNTSNWQHDIAAITIFFCWLELMMIIGRFPTFGLYVQMFTTVTVNFATFLLAYSCLLIAFGLAFSVLFSNYAAFQLPASLVKTVMMMSGELEYEDIFYSNSTTQSHYPATAHGMFLIFVVLVTVILTNLLVGLAVSDIQALQESAGLDRLVRQTQLVAHLESMLFSSLLTCAPKQLLGVLRWGALLTASHTRTLTIRPNDPRENRIPKDLIASVYKMVASRKSTRKSIKHNNNYVFRIRKCKGEEEAPKQDLVKRKSNLFDRYSSESQQVERRKRTTSASNADRIRPQSLNINAIQEICMVDIKTQLLELTKRVNKLIDTTETRLNQIENKISQPP; encoded by the exons ATGCTGCGCGAAACTATACAAGACAACGCCAAAACG GTGTTACGCGAGGGCAGCGCGAGATGGTGCGGCGGCATGAGCCAGGTGCCCGAGGACACGGATGACGATGTGGAAGCGGCCTACATCTCCAGTGACGAATCCGCACATGGGGTCGACCTCGCGGAGCGCCTTCGCGTCAAACCCTCACCGGATATTTGGGAACTAG ATGAAATTGATTACAATTTACGACATCTCCCACTTGCCGAAGAAATATCTACAACCATTGAATCTGGACACTATGATGAGACTATAGAAATCGCATCGAACACAGAAAATGGGCTGTTAACAGCTGCATTGTGGGCATGTTGGCTCGGGCGGAGTTCATTGCTTTCCAGATTGTTAAAGCTGGGACTCGACCCGAATCGAACTGATGAAGCTGGAAG AACATGTCTGCATTTAAGCTGTTTAGTAGGCAGTGATGAGTGTTCCAAACTGTTACTGGAGCACGGTGCAAACCCGAACATGTGGGACACATCGACAGACAAAAAAGCCACACCACTGCATTGCGCTGCGAGCGCGAAGAGCTTGGCGTGCGTCAAG GTGTTAATTGCTTACGGGGCCGACGTTAATGCTGGTCTCAGCGAGCGGTCTCCCCTACATTATGCGGTACTGAGCGACGCGCCTATAGTCGTCAAGGAGTTATTAGCAGCAGGCGCGTGTCCTGACACACCGCAG GTATTCACTGAGACACCCTTGCATGTGGCGGCGTCTCTTGGTTCGGCATCATGCACTAAGTTATTATTGGACGCGGGAGCTGACGTTAGAGCAGCATTGGGAGCTGGTAGGGCTACGGCCTTACACCTGGCAGCTGAAGACGGTCACGCAGAGTGCGCAAGACTACTTCTCGAACATGGAGCACGTATTGATTTGCCGAACTTAAGAGGACAGACTCCGTTACATCTAG CCGCATTAGCACAATCACTAGAAGTTGTCGAGTTGCTAGTGATCAAGCGTGCAGACGTTCGGGCTCGAGATGGAGACGGACGAACCCCCCTGCACGGAGCCATCGTCAGAGGAGCTCGTGCTTGCGATGTAGCACGGACGCTCCTGTCTGCAGGAGCCGACCCTAATGCACCTGATAATTTCGGATACACTCCTCTACATATTGCCGCCTTAAATGAGTTCTCCGCCTGCGTATTGTTATTGTTAG ACTATGGCGGTGACGTGACTTTGCGTACGAACGGCGGTGTATCTGCGCTGTCGTTTATTGTGAGGCGAGTGCCGGACGTGATACCGCGGTATTTGTGCAAGCTAGACGATGCGGTGCATGTCAGTGAACATGAGTTGGGCGACGTTGATTGCGAGCTCGTCATAGACTTCAGGCCTTTAGTGCCTTGTCTTAGTAGAGGCGAAGCTGAGCTGTTATTAGCTTTTAttgag GTGGGCCGAAAAGACGTCCTTAAGCATCCAGTTGCAGAAACGTTTCTCTTCTTAAAATGGCGAAGAATACGAAAGTTTTTCGTCATGAGCTTTATCTATCACGCACtgtttattactttatacaGTCTTTATATTCTTC aaatatttttatgtgaatcAAGAAGTTGTGATGTGCCAACATATCTTCGACCAGTCCAGTACCTAATACTCTTACTGAACACCTGTTTCTTGTCTAAGGAGATATTTCAATCATGCCTGGATTGGTCTGCATACATTAGGCAATGGGAAAATTGGTTGCAATGGTTGATTATTTTAGGAGTATTTTTGTGTACG aTACCTAGGTGGGATAATGGTGAGATAAGACATAATACATCAAATTGGCAGCACGATATCGCAGCTATTACTATATTCTTTTGTTGGCTGGAGTTGATGATGATCATCGGCCGGTTTCCAACGTTCGGTTTATATGTGCAAATGTTCACGACGG TAACGGTGAACTTCGCAACATTTCTGCTGGCATACAGCTGTTTGCTGATAGCCTTTGGACTGGCGTTCAGCGTGCTATTCAGTAACTATGCCGCGTTCCAGCTCCCCGCATCTCTAGTGAAGACTGTCATGATGATGTCAGGAGAACTGGAGTATGAGGACATATTCTACAGCAATAGTACCACGCAGTCTCATTACCCAGCTACTGCGCATGGAATGTTCCTGATATTCGTTGTGCTCGTCACAGTTATACTGACCAACCTTCTCGTTGGATTGGCTGTTAGTGATATTCAG GCGTTACAAGAGAGCGCAGGCCTCGACAGGCTGGTTCGTCAGACGCAGCTGGTGGCACACTTGGAAAGCATGCTGTTCAGCTCACTCCTGACGTGCGCGCCCAAGCAACTGCTCGGCGTGCTGCGCTGGGGGGCTCTGCTGACCGCCTCTCATACGCGCACGCTCACGATACGACCGAACGACCCCAGGGAGAACAGG ATCCCGAAAGATTTAATAGCATCTGTCTATAAAATGGTGGCCAGTCGGAAAAGTACACGGAAAAGCATAAAACACAACAACAACTACGTGTTTAGAATAAGAAAATGTAAGGGAGAAGAGGAGGCACCAAAGCAAGACCTAGTCAAGAGGAAAAGTAACTTGTTTGACAGATATTCATCAGAAAGTCAGCAAGTCGAGAGAAGAAAGCGGACCACATCTGCATCAAATGCGGACAGAATCAGACCACAGTCACTCAATATCAATGCCATACAAGAAATATGCATGGTGGATATAAAAACACAGTTATTAGAATTAACAAAGAGGGTAAACAAGTTAATAGATACAACAGAAACGAGGCTAAATcagattgaaaataaaatcagtcAGCCACCTTAA
- the LOC124640071 gene encoding transient receptor potential channel pyrexia isoform X2, which yields MIRSPGHRPRRANTRSEHERKRKKVLREGSARWCGGMSQVPEDTDDDVEAAYISSDESAHGVDLAERLRVKPSPDIWELDEIDYNLRHLPLAEEISTTIESGHYDETIEIASNTENGLLTAALWACWLGRSSLLSRLLKLGLDPNRTDEAGSCLVGSDECSKLLLEHGANPNMWDTSTDKKATPLHCAASAKSLACVKVLIAYGADVNAGLSERSPLHYAVLSDAPIVVKELLAAGACPDTPQVFTETPLHVAASLGSASCTKLLLDAGADVRAALGAGRATALHLAAEDGHAECARLLLEHGARIDLPNLRGQTPLHLAALAQSLEVVELLVIKRADVRARDGDGRTPLHGAIVRGARACDVARTLLSAGADPNAPDNFGYTPLHIAALNEFSACVLLLLDYGGDVTLRTNGGVSALSFIVRRVPDVIPRYLCKLDDAVHVSEHELGDVDCELVIDFRPLVPCLSRGEAELLLAFIEVGRKDVLKHPVAETFLFLKWRRIRKFFVMSFIYHALFITLYSLYILQIFLCESRSCDVPTYLRPVQYLILLLNTCFLSKEIFQSCLDWSAYIRQWENWLQWLIILGVFLCTIPRWDNGEIRHNTSNWQHDIAAITIFFCWLELMMIIGRFPTFGLYVQMFTTVTVNFATFLLAYSCLLIAFGLAFSVLFSNYAAFQLPASLVKTVMMMSGELEYEDIFYSNSTTQSHYPATAHGMFLIFVVLVTVILTNLLVGLAVSDIQALQESAGLDRLVRQTQLVAHLESMLFSSLLTCAPKQLLGVLRWGALLTASHTRTLTIRPNDPRENRIPKDLIASVYKMVASRKSTRKSIKHNNNYVFRIRKCKGEEEAPKQDLVKRKSNLFDRYSSESQQVERRKRTTSASNADRIRPQSLNINAIQEICMVDIKTQLLELTKRVNKLIDTTETRLNQIENKISQPP from the exons ATGATACGCTCACCCGGACACCGGCCGCGGAGAGCGAATACTCGTAGCGAACATGAAAGAAAGAGGAAAAAG GTGTTACGCGAGGGCAGCGCGAGATGGTGCGGCGGCATGAGCCAGGTGCCCGAGGACACGGATGACGATGTGGAAGCGGCCTACATCTCCAGTGACGAATCCGCACATGGGGTCGACCTCGCGGAGCGCCTTCGCGTCAAACCCTCACCGGATATTTGGGAACTAG ATGAAATTGATTACAATTTACGACATCTCCCACTTGCCGAAGAAATATCTACAACCATTGAATCTGGACACTATGATGAGACTATAGAAATCGCATCGAACACAGAAAATGGGCTGTTAACAGCTGCATTGTGGGCATGTTGGCTCGGGCGGAGTTCATTGCTTTCCAGATTGTTAAAGCTGGGACTCGACCCGAATCGAACTGATGAAGCTGGAAG CTGTTTAGTAGGCAGTGATGAGTGTTCCAAACTGTTACTGGAGCACGGTGCAAACCCGAACATGTGGGACACATCGACAGACAAAAAAGCCACACCACTGCATTGCGCTGCGAGCGCGAAGAGCTTGGCGTGCGTCAAG GTGTTAATTGCTTACGGGGCCGACGTTAATGCTGGTCTCAGCGAGCGGTCTCCCCTACATTATGCGGTACTGAGCGACGCGCCTATAGTCGTCAAGGAGTTATTAGCAGCAGGCGCGTGTCCTGACACACCGCAG GTATTCACTGAGACACCCTTGCATGTGGCGGCGTCTCTTGGTTCGGCATCATGCACTAAGTTATTATTGGACGCGGGAGCTGACGTTAGAGCAGCATTGGGAGCTGGTAGGGCTACGGCCTTACACCTGGCAGCTGAAGACGGTCACGCAGAGTGCGCAAGACTACTTCTCGAACATGGAGCACGTATTGATTTGCCGAACTTAAGAGGACAGACTCCGTTACATCTAG CCGCATTAGCACAATCACTAGAAGTTGTCGAGTTGCTAGTGATCAAGCGTGCAGACGTTCGGGCTCGAGATGGAGACGGACGAACCCCCCTGCACGGAGCCATCGTCAGAGGAGCTCGTGCTTGCGATGTAGCACGGACGCTCCTGTCTGCAGGAGCCGACCCTAATGCACCTGATAATTTCGGATACACTCCTCTACATATTGCCGCCTTAAATGAGTTCTCCGCCTGCGTATTGTTATTGTTAG ACTATGGCGGTGACGTGACTTTGCGTACGAACGGCGGTGTATCTGCGCTGTCGTTTATTGTGAGGCGAGTGCCGGACGTGATACCGCGGTATTTGTGCAAGCTAGACGATGCGGTGCATGTCAGTGAACATGAGTTGGGCGACGTTGATTGCGAGCTCGTCATAGACTTCAGGCCTTTAGTGCCTTGTCTTAGTAGAGGCGAAGCTGAGCTGTTATTAGCTTTTAttgag GTGGGCCGAAAAGACGTCCTTAAGCATCCAGTTGCAGAAACGTTTCTCTTCTTAAAATGGCGAAGAATACGAAAGTTTTTCGTCATGAGCTTTATCTATCACGCACtgtttattactttatacaGTCTTTATATTCTTC aaatatttttatgtgaatcAAGAAGTTGTGATGTGCCAACATATCTTCGACCAGTCCAGTACCTAATACTCTTACTGAACACCTGTTTCTTGTCTAAGGAGATATTTCAATCATGCCTGGATTGGTCTGCATACATTAGGCAATGGGAAAATTGGTTGCAATGGTTGATTATTTTAGGAGTATTTTTGTGTACG aTACCTAGGTGGGATAATGGTGAGATAAGACATAATACATCAAATTGGCAGCACGATATCGCAGCTATTACTATATTCTTTTGTTGGCTGGAGTTGATGATGATCATCGGCCGGTTTCCAACGTTCGGTTTATATGTGCAAATGTTCACGACGG TAACGGTGAACTTCGCAACATTTCTGCTGGCATACAGCTGTTTGCTGATAGCCTTTGGACTGGCGTTCAGCGTGCTATTCAGTAACTATGCCGCGTTCCAGCTCCCCGCATCTCTAGTGAAGACTGTCATGATGATGTCAGGAGAACTGGAGTATGAGGACATATTCTACAGCAATAGTACCACGCAGTCTCATTACCCAGCTACTGCGCATGGAATGTTCCTGATATTCGTTGTGCTCGTCACAGTTATACTGACCAACCTTCTCGTTGGATTGGCTGTTAGTGATATTCAG GCGTTACAAGAGAGCGCAGGCCTCGACAGGCTGGTTCGTCAGACGCAGCTGGTGGCACACTTGGAAAGCATGCTGTTCAGCTCACTCCTGACGTGCGCGCCCAAGCAACTGCTCGGCGTGCTGCGCTGGGGGGCTCTGCTGACCGCCTCTCATACGCGCACGCTCACGATACGACCGAACGACCCCAGGGAGAACAGG ATCCCGAAAGATTTAATAGCATCTGTCTATAAAATGGTGGCCAGTCGGAAAAGTACACGGAAAAGCATAAAACACAACAACAACTACGTGTTTAGAATAAGAAAATGTAAGGGAGAAGAGGAGGCACCAAAGCAAGACCTAGTCAAGAGGAAAAGTAACTTGTTTGACAGATATTCATCAGAAAGTCAGCAAGTCGAGAGAAGAAAGCGGACCACATCTGCATCAAATGCGGACAGAATCAGACCACAGTCACTCAATATCAATGCCATACAAGAAATATGCATGGTGGATATAAAAACACAGTTATTAGAATTAACAAAGAGGGTAAACAAGTTAATAGATACAACAGAAACGAGGCTAAATcagattgaaaataaaatcagtcAGCCACCTTAA